The genomic segment GCACAGGGTCAAAATTCCCGTTTAAAACAATTTATTATAGAGCAGTATCTCCAGGCTGCTGATGACGGCTGGATTTTCCACAGGGCAAGGTATTACCGGGGAGCCATTCAAATGGAGGATGAAGAGGAATGGGGACTTGGTTTTCTTAAATTTCTTGCTGGAAAAAATGATTTGATTAAATCCAGGTTTTTTCTTGTAAGACAGGCTGTAAAAGAAATACCGCACAGGGCATCTGAAAAACAGTGGGAAATTATCAGGGCAAAGTCAAAAATTCTTGCAGAGATTTACATGCCTTTTGAGCCTTTAAGGGTAAAGCTTCACGGCAGGCCCCAGGCCCGGGATATTGAAAAAATAAGGGAGTTCAATATTGAACATAAATCAAAAATGTCTGGCAGATCCTTGAATATCCTTGAAGAACTCCTGACCGAGCTTAAAAAAGCCTTTTCCCTTTCTCATATCAATAACCTTAAATCCTATATTCCTGTTTTACATGACAGCCTGCCTGTTAAAACCCAGTTAAATGAATTTATAACAGCTTTTGGAAATAAAAAAGGCAGTCTTGATGAAAACCTGGTTCCCCAATGCAGAGCTGCTGCAGATCTGCTTTTGAATATCCGCAAAGCTCTGCTTAATATAAAATCTTCCGGTACACGTCTTAAACTGATGGATTTATCTCATGACCTTGAATCCATTCTTTTCAGGGATGCTGCCCAGTGGCAGCCTAAAAACCTGGGAGATTTTCTTGAAAAAAACTACATACTTGCAAAAGCACTTGCAGGCACAGGGTTTATAGAATTATGGGAATGGGAAACAATAAAACAATATCTTGAAATAAAGGAAAATTATGAGCAGCCAGATGAAACTGAAAAATCTGGAAATCGTATTTCTTTTCAAGATTTAATAAAAAAAACAGATTACTGCCGCAGGATTTCCGAATGGGGAACAGGCATGGTCAAGGCGGTTTACAGCAGGGAAGTTGAAATGTTTTCAAAATTTGAGCCTCTTGCACAAGGTTTTATAGACGACCGGATTCGATCATCCCTTCTTCTTGCTATGGGAGAGCTTGCAGGCCAGCTTGCAGACATAACAGCAGAATTATCAGGAATTTCAAACCAGGTTATGAATATTAAAGATCAAAACAGTATCCAGGGCTTAAATCCTGGTTTTGCACTGGGTGAACTTGAGGTTTTGAGGGATCTGGATAAAGACATGGTTTTTTCAGATAAAAAAATATATGTGCTTTCCCATGTGCCTGCTGATATTCAGCCTGTTGCCGGTATAGCATCTGTTTCTGAAGGCAATCTTGTGTCCCATGTCCAGCTTCTTGCCCGCAGCCTGGGAATACCCAATGCTGTGATTGCGCCTTCTCATTTAGAAGCTCTTAAATTATTTTCAGGTCAAAATGTATTTTACGCAGTCTCTCCAAGAGGAAAGGTTGTAATGAAACCAGGCAGCCAGATGAGTTTACAGGAAATAGAATTGTTTCAAAAGCGTGAGAGAGGCACGCAAAAGATAATGGTTCCCGTTCACAGGCTCAATCTTGATAATACCAGCCTTATCAGCTTAAAGGAGCTTCGTGCTTATGATTCAGGTGTTGTATGCGGGCCTAAAGCTGCAAATCTTGGTCAGCTTAAAAGCCTGTTTCCTGAAAACGTGGCAGATGGCCTTGTCATACCTTTTGGTGTATTCAAAAAGCATATGGATCAGGCAATGCCGAATATCAATATTACATACTGGCAGTTTTTACAGGATATATTTTCAAAAGCAGAAGCAGACCGGCAGACTGGAAAGCCTGAGCAGGATATTGACGAATATATTTTAAAAAACCTGGCAGTTTTTCGGGATTCCATCAGCCGGATACCTTTTCTTCCTGGATTTAAACAAGAGCTTTCAAAAAGATTTATTCAGGAATTTGGTGTTAAACTGGGAAATCTTGCAGTTTTTATCCGCAGTGATACCAATATGGAAGACTTAAAAGAATTTACAGGTTCAGGTTTGAATAAAACTGTTTTTAATGTAATGAATGAAAAGAAAATCCAGCAGGGAATCAGGGAAGTATGGGCATCGCCTTTTATGGAAAGAGGATACAGGTGGAGGCAGAAATTTTTATTAAATCCTGAAAATGTATATCCGTCAATTCTCATACTTCCCACAATTAATGTTGATAAATCAGGGGTTCTTATAACAACAGGGGTTTCAACCAGAAACCCTGATCATATAACACTGGCTTTTAGTAAAGGCCCTGGAGGGGCAGTTGAAGGACAGGCAGCAGAAACATATCTGCTTAAAGCAGATGGAAGTTCAGATTTTCTATCTCCATCAAGAGAACCAAAATATAATGTGTTGTTCAAAAAAGGCGGGGGGAAAAAAGAATACAGGAATTTTAATGAGCGTATATTAGTACCTGATGAATTGGAAAAGCTCCTGGCTTTTGCCAGTGAAATCAAGGCAAAACTTCCGGGAACACCAGGTATTGAAACCAATGGACCCTTTGATGTTGAGCTTGGATTTTTGAAAGAAAAAATATGGCTGTTCCAGGTAAGACCCTTTGTGGAAAACAAATCTGCATCAGCCTCAGCCTATCTCCAGAGCCTTGATCCCAAATATCCTGAAAATATTAATATACTGCTTGACGGTGAATATAAAATCTCTGATAATATCATGATAAATCAATAGCTGGCCTGTAAAACACATACAGATTTATCATACTCATTTCTTTTGTTTATCCTTCTTGACACATACCTTGATTTTATTTAAACTTGCAAATTTTAGATAATTATTTAGATAACTTTGATTATTATATTTTAAAAGGTGAGCATTGAAACAAGATAATATCACTTCAAAATCAGGTATTCCTGTTGCTATTGTGGGTATGGGGTGCTTTTTTCCAAAAGCTTCAGGACTAAAAGAATACTGGCGGCTGCTTTCAAGGGGCCAGGATGCCATTGATGAGGTTCCAGAAACCCACTGGTCTCCGGCAGATTATTATGACAAAGACCCTAAAAAGCCGGATCATGTTTATTGTAAAAGAGGGGGATTTCTTTCCCCTGTTCC from the Desulfonema limicola genome contains:
- a CDS encoding PEP/pyruvate-binding domain-containing protein is translated as MIFNKKPGFILSIIILIMFFFPGSGVSLSMDSEQIKEMIQAFKQDPRGPFRSIHWFCEDGTINPARQPCVDQKGNQHALHKARVINLAKTQGIYLGQILTGTSFNDFLDLPDFIDAQGQNSRLKQFIIEQYLQAADDGWIFHRARYYRGAIQMEDEEEWGLGFLKFLAGKNDLIKSRFFLVRQAVKEIPHRASEKQWEIIRAKSKILAEIYMPFEPLRVKLHGRPQARDIEKIREFNIEHKSKMSGRSLNILEELLTELKKAFSLSHINNLKSYIPVLHDSLPVKTQLNEFITAFGNKKGSLDENLVPQCRAAADLLLNIRKALLNIKSSGTRLKLMDLSHDLESILFRDAAQWQPKNLGDFLEKNYILAKALAGTGFIELWEWETIKQYLEIKENYEQPDETEKSGNRISFQDLIKKTDYCRRISEWGTGMVKAVYSREVEMFSKFEPLAQGFIDDRIRSSLLLAMGELAGQLADITAELSGISNQVMNIKDQNSIQGLNPGFALGELEVLRDLDKDMVFSDKKIYVLSHVPADIQPVAGIASVSEGNLVSHVQLLARSLGIPNAVIAPSHLEALKLFSGQNVFYAVSPRGKVVMKPGSQMSLQEIELFQKRERGTQKIMVPVHRLNLDNTSLISLKELRAYDSGVVCGPKAANLGQLKSLFPENVADGLVIPFGVFKKHMDQAMPNINITYWQFLQDIFSKAEADRQTGKPEQDIDEYILKNLAVFRDSISRIPFLPGFKQELSKRFIQEFGVKLGNLAVFIRSDTNMEDLKEFTGSGLNKTVFNVMNEKKIQQGIREVWASPFMERGYRWRQKFLLNPENVYPSILILPTINVDKSGVLITTGVSTRNPDHITLAFSKGPGGAVEGQAAETYLLKADGSSDFLSPSREPKYNVLFKKGGGKKEYRNFNERILVPDELEKLLAFASEIKAKLPGTPGIETNGPFDVELGFLKEKIWLFQVRPFVENKSASASAYLQSLDPKYPENINILLDGEYKISDNIMINQ